ACGTCAATGGTTCAGTAAGTATATTCAACACGACTTCTGTATTAACGCTTTTCCGTATGAAATACTTGTCAATAATTTAATGGTAACTTAATAACTTGCAGGTCATAAGTCTATATATCCAGTTAATGCGGCATGAAGAACATGGCAATCATAGAGAAGGTGGAAAAGTATATTTAGAGAACACATGGTGGTCTCAAGTTCTAAAAGCACATGGAGAGGAAGAACCAGAAAAATTGGGGTATAATAGAGAAGGCACGGTTCAATCAAGGGTAAATTAATATTTGAAAGCAGATATGGTAAATTTGACCAAAACATTGTTATTATGAtaaatctctactataattaaaATATCAAAATATAGTGTACTtaatatatactatatatatctACAGGTCTTCCTACCAATCAATATTACACTGTGTCATTGGTACCTGGCTGTCGTAATACCTTCAAAAGGTGAGATACAAATATTGAACTCTTTTGGAGAAAATATGAGCAGTTGCCAACATCTCCGATACACGGTAAAACCTAAAATTTGTGTTCacatacttctttaaatatattattgtactgAAATATTCATAGTTAACCTTGGTGTCTTGGTTTTAACAGCTAATAGGTATGGAGAAACTAATGAAACATATAGTAGACAAAAAACAACTAGACACAAGTAAATGGCCAAAGGGTATTGAAGTGTCTTCCTGGGAACTTCAACATATTATCACCAACAAAATGCAAGAGGATGGGTAATACAACTTCCCATATTATGTACTTGTAATTGTCTCAGCACCAAAAGATCTATATACCTCACTTTTTTAAATTATGCACAGATGTAGTTGTGGATGATGGATGATTAATTTTATGGAGTACTGGACTGGAACTACTTTATCGGACCATGTCACATAGGTAATTCCATTTGAATAATGTTCTATGTATAGTAATTAGATGAATTAATTATTCATATTAATACTAATATACAATCACTTAATCGTGTTTTCAGGATGACATAAATAAATTTAGGTTTAAGCTACCTGCAATATTGTACAACTCCCCAATAAATGAGGCAAGAGGGTTACCAGTAACTCCACAACCAAATAAAACTTCAGATGAAAAAAAATGAGGGGGTCATAGAGCTCAATGAAGATGACTTGTTATTCTCTGGTAGTGCCAAGTTGATAAGTAAACTTAGGTGGACAAGCAAGGAACATGTTTTGCTAAACATGCGGTCAATCATCTTGTTGGGAGAAGATGATAAGACCTTACAGTAAGTCTTTCTAAATGGTCTAGCTCAGCTATTGCAACAATAAGTATTTTCATtctttttatttgtttatttatagGGACGAGTGGGTACGAAGTACACAACCACATCCGATTTCTTTGAGTGTTagtaaaattataaatatttTGCGTGAAGGCAAACAAATGGATCATGACAGCTTTAATATGGCTATTCGGATCCTCGCAAACAACAAATACAAGATGCTCAATAAACCAAAGTACCACCTCATGGATCTTAAGTTTGCAGTAAGTTgttgtatatataataaatcgTTCTAAAATTATCTAAATCATCATAGAATTAATATTTTATCAAAATCAACAGGAGGTAACTAAGTTTGGACGAGATCCACGATGTTGTGGGAAGATTGACATAGTATATCATGAAAAATTAAGAAAAATACTTGAGTGTTGGCCAGGCATGCAATATCACATTGACGACTGTAGCAATGCAAGTTATTTACTATTTATTACTTTGTACATGtactttatttattatgtatattAGCATTTATACTTTAATCTCTATGTGTTCTAGATTCTACTACCGTATTATCAGGATGGATTCTACATTTTATTTATACTAGATATGCAAAACAAAATAGTGTGCATTATGGATCCACTACAAGATCAACCATGTATGAAGGGTTATAGTCAAAGTATGGTATACGAATCTATGCTCCATAATATTGGTAGAATGTTCAATCTCGCCATGGGACTATCAAAATCAAAGAGAAACCATTGTATATATTCATGGAAGCGAGAATACCCTGCATACGTAACAAAGGTTCAAGTAAACACGACAGACTGGTAATCACTTGCTATTTGATTAAACTTTGATAAAAAATAATCAATTATTTCAGTTTTGTACACCAAATAAACAACTCATCTTGTACAGGAACTTAGGAGGCTTTCTTGTATAAAATTTCATGAAGCCGTGGGACGGTGTAACATTGCCATTGATCAACAATGTAAGCATAGGCATTGTCCAACTATATTTTGCACaatacataaataaataaataaatatttacatTACACTATCTACCGTGAACAGCTATCAACATCACTGAGGACGGAGTTCTTGGCTGACATCTTGACAAGTCGTGTAAACGAATCTTATGACAACATCCCTGAAGATATTCAATATCTGATCAAAAAATTAGAGAATATGTAAAAATTACTTCTTATATGCAGTGGTGACTCCAATATTGTATACAGACTCAAATACAATTGTGCAAAGGTTAAAACTCTTCAAAAAAACTTTTCTTAGAGAAaacccgtagcgttagcacgggcattatactaTTTATAAAGGTAGAAAAAACATTTTAGAATAATAACAAAAAGACTGCCTTATGAAGAGGTCTGCCTCCGTTAATAGAGCCGAGCCCACATTATTACGTCCAAGCAGCCCATATGAACCCCGATACTGGAGAAACCCCTAGCCAAGCATTCTCTCACTTCTCTCCCTTCATTTCTGTTAACCGGCGCTGAATCGCTGATGCCCCCTCTCAGTCTCAGCCTCCCATTGGTGCCCCACCTAGTAGCACCACCTCCGGTGGCTCCCCTCTCAGCAGTATATTGACGGTGAAAATTTCATAAATTCACATACTCAAAGCACCATAATATCTATCCTCggaataaaaggaaaaatagcgaattttggtagtagtagtagcagtatAAATAATTGTTCCACATGTATAAATACTGTTCACAAATAAATTAAGGAGGACAGAGAAATGATGAAGAGACAATGTTCGGTCGGGGAAAAAGCTGTGAGAAGGGAGAAAAATATTAATTCATGGGTGGGTCAATGGATGGCGCGTGAGATATCTTTGTCCATGCAATGGAAGATGCAACGGCAGAGGCGACGGCAGGCAACAGGAGGAGTGAGTCGATCAGGCAACGAGGTGGGATTGAGAAAAAGATTAGTTGGTCACTTGTTTTATGTGTTAAATTTCCCCTTTAATTTGGTTTTACCATGGTTGGTAAACAACAAGTCATCAAGATCCAACAAGTACGGCAAATGCTTTCATGCATGTTCGCCGCTTGTCGTACTGACGTAGAAGGGATGAGAGACATGCCGCCAGTTTTGGTGATCGACGAAAGATGAACAACTTGAGTACTGCTGAAGCATTCACCGCGTGTTGCGCATTCCGTCTTCGCGGCCGGCCTCCTCCGCTCCGCTGCCAAGAAATATAAATGGACAAAAAAATTTCCAATCAACACGAACGTCGTCATCGCCGGACCAAGAAGAAATCACAATTCCTAGGCCTGACTCCGATCCATGGCATTGGTCCCCATCAAGCAGCTGGACGGCCCATGCGGCTACCTGCGGTGGAAGGAATCGGTGCTCCTCCGCACCCACACCCTCGGCGTCGCCCGCGTGCTCTTCGAGGACCGCCCTACCGGCGACGCCGCGGCGCAGGCGGCGGCCAAGAAGTGGGCGCGCGACGACGCGGTGTGCCGCGGCCACATCCTCGCCACGCTCTCCGACCGCCTGCTCCCGGACAACCAACGCttcgccaccgccgccgacCTGTGGCGCGCCCTGGCGCGCACCTACCACGTGGACACGCCGCGCGTCTGGCGGGACAAGTTCGACGCGTTCGAGTTCGAGgaacgcgccgccgccggcgtgcTCCTGGAGCAGATCGCGCACGCGGAGGCGCTGGGCGTCGCCGCGAGGCTCCCGGATGGGTTCGTCGCCTACGAGCTCTGCGGGAGGCTCCCGGAGGTCGTCAGCGACGCCGTTGTCATGCGCTCCGGTCCTGACAACGAGATGTCCATGAGCTTGGTCTGGGACGTCGCCCGCCGTGTCGTGGCCAGTGGCGCAGGACCGGAGCGTCTCTGGAGGAggacggcgacggcgatggCTGAAGAAGCGGACGGCTGCTGCTCCGACGGCGCAAAGCCGGAGCAGAGCACGGGGCGCAGGAACCGGGGCGAGCCTGGACATGTTGCCAAGAACTCCAGGCGTAAGGTTTGATCATGGGGTTGTCTTTTTACACGCTTAATTATATTCTGTAGTAACATTCTGTAGTGCAACAATAGTCCATTGCATATTTGCATGCACTGATAATTTCgagaaatataaatattatattacaAGTTCTAGGCCCATAGAGAAGATCAAAATTGTTTTGTTTGATATAGTAATTTGCTCATCATATTCTAACTCTATGTGAAATAGTGTTAAATTCAGACACCACTACGGACATGCATGCGTCTATAATAAGATATTATTATAGATGCGTGTGTTGTTTCCCGAGTCTAGGATAGCGGAGGTATGGACGCGTCTACAGTATACACATTGGTAGTAACATCTCTTATTGCAGACGCGTGTTGACACAATTTGTCTGAGATGTAGCTTCAGACATGCATTCATAAAAGACATCTATATATGCAGTAGTTAGTACAGACGTGTGTTATGATTCTCGAGGCTAAGGATAGCGGTAGCAAAGTCTACGGACGCACGTACGACATGCATGTTTACAGTAGTGTGTCTTATTGAAGACACTTTGGTAGTTGCACACGTAAGTTCCTCAAGCATGGGTGCTTTAACTGCCCTCATGTGTGAGAAGAACGAGGGTATTGGCGCCAAATGGATGTCTCAGCGGGCTTTTGCGTGGCTCTCATGGCAGCGGCGCCTACCATAGTCGCGCGTGGCGCAGGTCTCCGGTTTTGAGCATCATGAAAAGAGAGTTGTCAGTTGCGAGCACGTGCTGTTGCTAtcggcgggggggggggggggcgctcTGTTGTGGCGGACGATAGGCCAGAGGGGCTAGCTATACTGTAACATAAGAAAGGGGGACGCGCTGGTGTGGATAGGCATGTTTTGTTGTCGTCCAGAACATCGGTGGCCAGCAGGTCATGCTTTCTGGCCCTATAGGTAAGCCTCGAGCCACCGGCGCTCCTCTATTTCCCTCTTCTCAGCCAGAGTTGTTGTATGTAGCTAGGTAAGCTAATGATCGAGTCTAAGGGCGCGTTTGTGACCCTATCCCTAGTCAGCCTGGTCTTCTCAACTAGCCCAGGCCTGGCAAAGCCAGGTTCAAGTGGTACAACTACTCGTGTTTGTGTCGATGTATAAAACGGGCCTGGCTCCAATGAGATTGTGTTTGTCTTCAGCCTAACTGGAGATATGGTTACTCTTCACTCACATTTGGTAGCCTTACCACCATATGGTCAACATTGTATCCTCATCGACATTTCATCGAGCACCTGTCCTACTCCACCGTGGCCTTGGCTACCCTTGCGCATGGCTTCTGCTTGGAGCCAAAGGTTATGGGAGGGAGGAGATGCTCGGGGAGAGGAACGACTGCGGCATTGGGGGCTGGGGTGCGGCAGAACGCTGTGGCGCGTGTTGAGAACCTTGTTGAAATGCCGCACGGCCTCGCCGGCGAGGCCGGCGTCAAGCGCTGCCACCGCCGCGgcacggcggcggaggaggagcttcACGTGCGCGAGCAGCTAGGACACGGACTCCGCCTCGGACGCTGTTGTGGAGCTGCACACGCTCTCGCGCTGGAACACCGCGGTGGCCAGGCGGCGGCCGGTTTGGAGAAGCACCACGTCGTCCTCCATCAGGCCGAGGTGGAAGCAAGCTTGGCCCAGGACCAAGTACCTCCACAGGTAGGCCTCGGTGCCAGAGCTCCTGGAGAAGCTTGCGACGAGGCGGCGCTTGAGGTTGGACACGTCGAGGCAGCAGAGGAAGCGGGTGGCGCCAACGTCGAAGCGGTCGCGGTCCAGGGACAGGAGCTCTGCCTCAGAGCCGTGGTGgccactgttgacacttgctaacaccacttgaatactaggttgtcatccccagcatggcactagagtgtactatggtatttatacgcacacagataatccacaagtgcacggataccgttgaagcttttacccggttaaaggttttatcgtatccacagggaaacgggagaactaactacactctaacttaaccaagatagatagagaggtgtaaataggaaagatgatagaattaaataagaacaatattaaaggtaagataacaataggtggtaatatgggaatagagaatagagcaattctagtatatgggcgatggtagcagaatagagagaataactatgggttctctacttcaaaggggtatgtctatgtctgggacgaaccacgagataagattacaccacaaaggatgcttatccataggccgataaaccctacccgtcctgctaacgagaggtggactacagaggaccaacgtaactgtcacctacgcggcctaccacacgatccagctagacaggggatatccacaagtaatctagatctaagcaccttgcttacacctatactacaactctcacctatagcgtcctatagattaaagtactcaaaagagttcataattagtaattgcataatgaattagaagtagattaccagagtcatcccatgagcaagcttgattagagcttgatcatgacgaagtacaatcggaggaagaaccgacaggccggcctctcctctaatcctccttcgctctccatcttgctactatctagatctactctagtttagagaagataggagagctctcatctctaaaccctagcttttgctctgtctatgaataataaataatgatcaaggggtgcctcctccaggggccagggggtctggttttatagtcccctcaagtgaacctgggccgtcggatcaaaccgacattgattgaacgattattcttgatcctttaggtcggtggagcataatccgcgagattgagcgtgattggccgaaaaaggtgTGCGGgcaccctaaggacttgggcgggcgccctgtccctaactccgttcggtctccgcttccttctcgtggcttctggagtcttctagatgtaagataattgcgcggcacgttgatatctctatgtaatcctgacgtgtgggcctttcttccttatttcctgatatccccatgcagaaatagacaaacaccaaaactcgtggaattctgtcagataaaaccctaagtctagatgttgatttcatttggatccttttctttgtttatttgataattaaatttgatacttaaggaccgtcaacaaactcccccaagcttacctcttgctcgtccctgagcaaggatagactcagtgatagatcagaagttgttgcaatatcttaaaaatttgacggtacacatgcttttaaataaaatctcatctctgagttagagtaaactgtcaagaactattacttactttacctttcaccatgggacttgtaaccgtcacttctgtcttgagtagttaaaagatagaacagtctagccaagtgccatgtctcttattcttgatcagctatagctctagagtttttgcagattttcaaataaaactcagagattccttgtataactctctaaatctctcttttgtggtatttctggatccttactaaggcagtgatggtatatgccttctctcaagatatgtggtatttgtggtataaggcatagtgacattaccttctctctcactgtcggtgttttcccccggggggtcacaccaacgagtaaatttgtatgcgtgctccctttcccggatggtgatgcaagaagacacagagatttatcctggttcgggcaagagaaggccctacgtccagcgggggggagagagtttgtattatctcgcacctaagtgcttgtacaggggcgaatacaagcgtggtatgaagtgtggagctctactacgtatgagcgtggtcttgtgtcgtgatccccctgttctattcctgagtccctccttttatagttccaaggaaggacctagggtacatgtataggtgtaggaattgaagtcgatagcagcatggagcgctgacctactcgaggtttccgtaccggcatgacctcgagccgtcccgtcttaatagcctggtgatgatcacgcgtgcccctgcattctgctctgcgcgccgtcttggattggttcgacggatgcacgcttacatggctcggcggcaaatccggcggagcggttacggcctggtcagtcgacgcccgactcgtctccaggaaggagcctggtgaagtcgagggtcggacgccgtacgaggtgtcgatatctggagcgctaaccttgggtgtctcgagggggtcccgattagacgttccatccttgtttcccgcgtcctgacacgccctgggtcgttcggtgggaaggctgcaaaaagaacgatgggacagaagcctgttccctatcgcgcctcccgtgacccgtgtgttaggtggggaagcgttaggtgcattaaatgccctggctctcgtgcgcgcgtcaggcggcggacagtgtccttgcgctcgacgcctctcggttcgctcgagcccgcttccgtattcgacggcagttgtcgctcgagccctgaccgattcgctcgacgctatttccgtcttcgaggctgcggccgtcgatggccgcgcgtgtgtacggatggtctcgttatacgcattggtgagggtaccccttgttgataccctcgacagtagcccccgagtcttcattcgagcgctggcgctcgagtggagactttcgtttttacggtcgagcttccacgggggcgcgcgagcgaccccgcgggggtagcccccgagccctcgagggagtatttaactccttcgagggttattttgccaaatttgcagaaacgctgtcaacacccgtggtggaaggttctgttcccagattgagttcctagcgggtagtccaagtgagaacctgtgcccctttcgagggggtcagctgtagcccagaggcgtcctcataaagcagggtcgacgtggtcggggataccggtctcattcgatagagtccagcggctcgatgcctcccttcgggaggattcctctcgactgtctcgaccctaccttggacatcgccagcgagtcctcgaggcgggcctcgattttcgaccactcgcaggggatccctgactcttggtgctcgagatcggctgtcgaaccctttcgacgggccagccatcgacctctcgagactatcgtgagcgcataccttggcttacgaagtaaggaagctgccgtgccggttcgtctttctgcccgttgggcgcaccttgtgaggtaagtgacgttgcgacactgtatcggcggggaattcggagcgtccggcctgtgaggagagaaaggaccgttagacggcgcatttatggggggagttacctcatttatcggatctatccgttggttggccgctatctataaatacgccgtggcgttgctccattctttctttccccttccgtcctctcgccttcgtcttctcgctgccttcgctctcttgcttcctccacgcgcgcgtgcaccccctcgagcggtagtgaatccaccatccttccaaccaagatgcctgtgaggcttgttgccgccgacgactggcgtccgtcgttgatgacggaccgccgtctgctagagctcgagaatgaagggctcttgcgccaccgcacttcgcagtcttcgccggagtggatcgcgccgccggcgagtcacagggagccccagccaccggagggctatgtggtgtcattcgccaagttccaccgccatggcttgggtgctcccccgagtcgctttatgcgggccctctgcttccactatggagtggagctccagcatttttccccgaacaccatcaccgtcgcggcggtcttcgtcgcggtgtgtgagggctatctggggatgatgccccattggg
This window of the Sorghum bicolor cultivar BTx623 chromosome 7, Sorghum_bicolor_NCBIv3, whole genome shotgun sequence genome carries:
- the LOC8075369 gene encoding uncharacterized protein LOC8075369, producing the protein MALVPIKQLDGPCGYLRWKESVLLRTHTLGVARVLFEDRPTGDAAAQAAAKKWARDDAVCRGHILATLSDRLLPDNQRFATAADLWRALARTYHVDTPRVWRDKFDAFEFEERAAAGVLLEQIAHAEALGVAARLPDGFVAYELCGRLPEVVSDAVVMRSGPDNEMSMSLVWDVARRVVASGAGPERLWRRTATAMAEEADGCCSDGAKPEQSTGRRNRGEPGHVAKNSRRKV